A genomic region of Noviherbaspirillum sp. L7-7A contains the following coding sequences:
- the hemH gene encoding ferrochelatase, whose translation MRFQPEPPHHHGSLSRSAIVLVNLGTPDAPTAAAVRPYLKEFLSDPRVVEIPKAVWWFILNGIILPFRSKQSAHKYAAIWTKEGSPLLTHTVKQAMLLRGALGERGHDVEVVAAMRYGNPSLPSVLEKLKADGYQRLLVLPAYPQYSGTTTASIYDAVFDHYKKARNIPELRLVRNYHDDPGYIEALRQSVQKHWESHGRPDKLVMSFHGVPKRTLMLGDPYHCECHKTARLLAAALGLTQDQYLVTFQSRFGKAEWLQPYTAPTMQKLAKEGVKRVDVLCPGFTSDCLETLEEIDMEVRTDFLTAGGTAYHYIPCLNEAPAWVAAMATLAERHMQGWPTARDGALQAARRQDAATGRERALALGAAD comes from the coding sequence ATGCGCTTCCAGCCGGAACCACCCCATCACCACGGCAGCCTCAGCCGCAGCGCCATCGTACTGGTCAACCTCGGCACGCCGGACGCGCCGACCGCCGCCGCGGTACGACCCTACCTGAAGGAATTCCTGTCCGACCCGCGGGTGGTGGAAATCCCGAAGGCGGTCTGGTGGTTCATCCTCAACGGCATCATCCTGCCCTTCCGTTCCAAGCAGTCCGCGCACAAGTACGCGGCGATCTGGACCAAGGAAGGCTCGCCGCTGCTCACGCATACGGTCAAGCAGGCCATGCTGCTGCGCGGCGCGCTCGGCGAGCGCGGCCATGATGTCGAGGTGGTCGCCGCGATGCGCTACGGGAATCCGTCACTGCCCTCGGTGCTGGAAAAACTCAAGGCCGATGGGTATCAGCGGCTGCTGGTGCTGCCGGCCTATCCGCAGTATTCCGGCACCACCACGGCCTCGATCTACGACGCCGTGTTCGACCATTACAAAAAGGCGCGCAACATCCCCGAACTGCGCCTGGTGCGCAATTACCATGACGACCCCGGCTACATCGAGGCGCTGCGGCAGTCGGTGCAAAAGCACTGGGAAAGCCATGGCCGGCCGGACAAGCTGGTGATGAGCTTCCACGGCGTGCCCAAGCGCACCCTGATGCTGGGCGACCCGTATCACTGCGAATGCCACAAGACCGCGCGGCTCCTGGCCGCCGCGCTGGGCCTGACGCAGGACCAGTACCTGGTCACCTTCCAGTCCCGCTTCGGCAAGGCCGAATGGCTGCAGCCCTATACCGCGCCGACCATGCAGAAGCTGGCCAAGGAAGGCGTCAAGCGGGTCGATGTGCTCTGCCCCGGCTTCACCAGCGACTGCCTGGAAACGCTGGAGGAAATCGACATGGAAGTGCGCACCGACTTCCTCACCGCCGGCGGCACCGCCTACCACTACATCCCCTGCCTGAACGAGGCGCCGGCCTGGGTCGCCGCGATGGCCACCCTTGCCGAGCGCCACATGCAGGGCTGGCCCACGGCGCGCGACGGCGCGCTGCAGGCGGCGCGCCGGCAGGACGCGGCCACCGGCCGCGAACGGGCGCTGGCCCTGGGAGCCGCTGACTGA
- the dnaK gene encoding molecular chaperone DnaK has translation MGKIIGIDLGTTNSCVAVMEGGQPKVIENSEGARTTPSIVAYQEDGEILVGAPAKRQAVTNPKNTLYAVKRLIGRRFDEKEVQKDISLMPYQIVKADNGDAWVQVRDKKLAAQQVSAEVLRKMKKTAEDYLGEEVTEAVITVPAYFNDSQRQATKDAGRIAGLDVKRIINEPTAAALAFGLDKSGKGDRKIAVYDLGGGTFDISIIEIADVEGEMQFEVLSTNGDTFLGGEDFDQRIIDYIIDEFRKINGLDLSKDAIALQRIKASAERAKIELSSSQQTEINEPYIAMANGAPVHLNLKITRAKLESLVEELIARTIEPCRIAIKDAGVKISDINDVILVGGMTRMPKVQEKVKEFFGKEPRKDVNPDEAVAVGAAIQGSVLSGDRKDLLLLDVTPLSLGIETLGGVMTKMIQKNTTIPTKFSQVFSTAEDNQPAVTIKVYQGEREMAVGNKALGEFNLEGIPPASRGTPQIEVTFDIDANGILHVGAKDKASGKENKITIKANSGLTEEEIQKMVRDAEANAEEDKRLKELAAAHNQGDALVHSTRKSLTEYGDKLDAGEKEKIEAAIRDLETSLKGSDKADIDAKMTALTTAAQKLGEKMYADMQAQQAAAGGAEAGAGAGAGTGHAGAESRAKEDDVVDADFKEVKDK, from the coding sequence ATGGGCAAAATCATTGGCATTGACCTGGGCACGACCAACTCCTGCGTCGCCGTCATGGAAGGCGGTCAGCCTAAGGTCATCGAAAACTCCGAAGGCGCGCGGACCACGCCTTCCATCGTCGCCTATCAGGAAGACGGCGAAATCCTGGTTGGCGCGCCGGCCAAGCGCCAGGCGGTCACCAACCCGAAGAACACCCTCTACGCAGTCAAGCGCCTGATCGGCCGCCGCTTCGACGAGAAGGAAGTGCAGAAGGACATCAGCCTGATGCCGTACCAGATCGTCAAGGCCGACAATGGCGACGCCTGGGTGCAGGTGCGCGACAAGAAGCTGGCGGCACAGCAGGTGTCGGCCGAAGTGCTGCGCAAGATGAAGAAAACCGCCGAGGACTACCTGGGCGAGGAAGTCACCGAAGCCGTGATCACCGTGCCGGCCTACTTCAACGACTCGCAGCGCCAGGCGACCAAGGACGCCGGCCGCATCGCAGGCCTGGATGTCAAGCGCATCATCAACGAGCCGACCGCGGCGGCGCTGGCCTTTGGCCTGGACAAGTCCGGCAAGGGCGACCGCAAGATCGCGGTCTATGACCTGGGTGGCGGCACCTTCGACATCTCCATCATCGAGATCGCCGACGTCGAAGGCGAAATGCAGTTCGAAGTGCTGTCCACCAATGGCGATACCTTCCTCGGCGGCGAGGACTTCGACCAGCGCATCATCGACTACATCATCGACGAATTCCGCAAGATCAACGGCCTGGACCTGTCCAAGGACGCCATCGCGCTGCAGCGTATCAAGGCATCGGCCGAGCGCGCCAAGATCGAGCTGTCGTCGTCGCAGCAGACCGAGATCAACGAGCCGTACATCGCCATGGCCAATGGCGCGCCGGTCCACCTGAACCTGAAGATCACCCGCGCCAAGCTGGAATCGCTGGTCGAGGAACTGATCGCCCGGACCATCGAGCCATGCCGCATCGCCATCAAGGATGCCGGCGTGAAGATCAGCGACATCAATGACGTGATCCTGGTTGGCGGCATGACCCGCATGCCCAAGGTGCAGGAAAAGGTCAAGGAATTCTTCGGCAAGGAGCCGCGCAAGGACGTCAACCCGGACGAGGCGGTGGCAGTCGGCGCGGCCATCCAGGGTTCGGTGCTGTCGGGCGACCGCAAGGACCTGCTGCTGCTGGACGTGACCCCGCTGTCGCTGGGCATCGAGACCCTGGGCGGCGTGATGACCAAGATGATCCAGAAGAACACCACGATCCCGACCAAGTTCAGCCAGGTGTTCTCCACCGCGGAAGACAACCAGCCTGCCGTGACCATCAAGGTCTACCAGGGCGAGCGGGAAATGGCAGTGGGCAACAAGGCGCTGGGCGAATTCAACCTGGAAGGCATTCCGCCGGCATCGCGCGGCACGCCGCAGATTGAAGTCACCTTCGACATCGACGCCAACGGCATTCTGCACGTCGGCGCCAAGGACAAGGCCAGCGGCAAGGAAAACAAGATCACCATCAAGGCCAACTCGGGTCTGACCGAGGAGGAAATCCAGAAGATGGTGCGCGATGCCGAAGCCAACGCCGAAGAAGACAAGCGCCTGAAGGAATTGGCCGCAGCCCACAACCAGGGCGACGCGCTGGTGCATTCGACCCGCAAGTCGCTGACGGAATACGGCGACAAGCTCGATGCCGGCGAGAAGGAAAAGATCGAAGCCGCGATCCGCGACCTCGAGACGTCCCTGAAGGGCAGCGACAAGGCCGACATCGACGCCAAGATGACCGCGCTGACCACCGCT
- the recN gene encoding DNA repair protein RecN, giving the protein MLRTLSIHDFVIVDAIELELGSGFTVFTGETGAGKSILIDALALALGGRGDASVVREGASKADISAQFATGSEADAWLAVNEFEPEDGCVLLRRVIDNAGRSKAYINGVAATATQLRDLGELLVDIHGQHAHQSLLKADAQRALLDSQGGLAEDAKAVGVAYRAWRTMARQREEFETNARNVLLERERLEWQVAELEKLAVKPGEWDEISNEHSRLSHAASLIEGAQEALTAISESDENPILSLLSSLNTRIGKLVDIDDGLKPVMEALEPAQIQLQEAVYALNDYLSRVELDPARLRVVEDRLEAIHSTARKFHVAPDELPRELETLSAQLKQLADASDVDALRAQEEKLKAAYMALAQKLSRARAAAAGQLGQAVTSAMQELSMAGGRFAVGLNACEPAAYGLEQVEFLVAGHAGTVPRPLAKVASGGELARISLAIAVITSSATATPTLIFDEVDTGIGGGVAEVVGRLLKRLGQDHQVLCVTHLPQVASQANQHFQVSKAGAPDGKTVSRIEPLDAKARVEEVARMLGGIEITATTRKHARELLAL; this is encoded by the coding sequence ATGCTGCGCACACTCTCCATACACGACTTTGTCATTGTTGATGCGATCGAACTTGAGCTGGGCTCCGGCTTCACTGTCTTCACCGGCGAAACCGGCGCCGGCAAATCCATCCTGATCGATGCCCTGGCGCTGGCCCTGGGCGGCCGCGGCGACGCCAGCGTGGTGCGCGAAGGCGCCAGCAAGGCCGACATCAGCGCCCAGTTCGCCACCGGCAGCGAAGCCGATGCCTGGCTGGCGGTCAATGAATTCGAGCCGGAAGACGGCTGCGTGCTGCTGCGCCGCGTGATCGACAATGCCGGCCGCTCCAAGGCCTATATCAATGGCGTGGCCGCCACCGCAACCCAGTTGCGCGACCTGGGCGAACTGCTGGTCGACATCCACGGCCAGCATGCCCACCAGTCGCTGCTGAAGGCCGACGCCCAGCGCGCGCTGCTCGACAGCCAGGGCGGCCTGGCCGAGGACGCCAAGGCGGTGGGCGTGGCCTATCGCGCCTGGCGCACGATGGCGCGCCAGCGCGAGGAATTCGAAACCAATGCCCGCAACGTGCTGCTGGAGCGCGAGCGCCTGGAATGGCAGGTGGCCGAGCTGGAAAAGCTGGCCGTCAAGCCGGGCGAATGGGACGAGATCAGCAACGAGCACAGCCGGCTGTCGCATGCGGCCAGCCTGATCGAGGGCGCGCAGGAAGCGCTGACGGCGATTTCCGAATCCGACGAGAATCCCATCCTGTCGCTGCTGTCGTCGCTCAACACCAGGATCGGCAAGCTGGTCGATATCGACGACGGCCTGAAACCGGTGATGGAAGCGCTGGAGCCGGCGCAGATCCAGCTGCAGGAAGCGGTCTATGCACTGAACGACTACCTGAGCCGGGTCGAGCTCGATCCGGCCCGGCTGCGGGTGGTGGAAGACAGGCTGGAAGCGATCCATTCCACGGCCCGCAAATTCCATGTCGCCCCGGACGAGCTGCCGCGCGAGCTGGAAACCCTGTCGGCCCAGCTGAAGCAGCTGGCCGATGCGTCCGACGTGGACGCGCTGCGCGCCCAGGAAGAAAAGCTGAAGGCTGCCTACATGGCGCTGGCGCAAAAGCTGTCTCGCGCCCGCGCCGCCGCGGCCGGGCAGCTGGGCCAGGCCGTCACTTCCGCCATGCAGGAACTGAGCATGGCCGGCGGGCGCTTCGCGGTTGGCCTGAATGCCTGCGAGCCGGCCGCCTACGGCCTGGAACAGGTGGAATTCCTGGTGGCGGGACATGCCGGCACCGTGCCGCGTCCGCTGGCCAAGGTGGCGTCCGGTGGCGAACTGGCGCGTATCTCGCTGGCCATTGCCGTCATCACATCCAGCGCCACCGCAACCCCGACGCTGATCTTCGACGAGGTCGACACCGGCATCGGCGGCGGCGTGGCCGAGGTGGTCGGACGCCTGCTCAAGCGCCTGGGGCAGGACCATCAGGTATTGTGCGTGACCCACCTGCCGCAGGTGGCCAGCCAGGCCAACCAGCATTTCCAGGTCAGCAAGGCCGGCGCGCCGGACGGCAAGACCGTCTCGCGCATCGAACCGCTGGACGCCAAGGCGCGCGTGGAGGAAGTGGCGCGCATGCTGGGCGGCATCGAGATCACCGCCACCACCAGGAAGCATGCACGCGAACTGCTGGCGCTGTAA
- the grpE gene encoding nucleotide exchange factor GrpE, translated as MHDEENKNSQEATQGAPAAEAAPETAQPAAPTAEQKLAEAEARLAELQDSFLRAKAEAENMRRRAQEDIAKAHKFAIESFAEAMVPVKDSLEMALKVETPSVESLKEGVDMTLKQLVSAFEKNRLLEVNPQAGEKLDPMKHQAISMVPSDQEANTIVSVLQKGYTIADRLLRPALVTVSQQK; from the coding sequence ATGCACGACGAAGAAAACAAGAATTCCCAGGAAGCGACGCAGGGCGCGCCGGCTGCTGAAGCCGCGCCCGAAACGGCCCAGCCGGCCGCACCCACCGCCGAGCAGAAGCTGGCCGAGGCCGAAGCGCGCCTGGCCGAACTGCAGGATTCCTTCCTGCGCGCCAAGGCCGAGGCGGAAAACATGCGGCGCCGGGCGCAGGAAGATATCGCCAAGGCCCATAAATTCGCGATCGAAAGCTTTGCCGAGGCGATGGTGCCGGTGAAGGACAGCCTGGAAATGGCGCTGAAGGTGGAAACGCCGTCGGTCGAATCCCTGAAGGAAGGCGTCGACATGACCTTAAAGCAGCTGGTCTCCGCCTTCGAGAAGAACCGCCTGCTGGAAGTCAATCCGCAAGCCGGCGAGAAGCTCGACCCGATGAAGCACCAGGCCATCTCGATGGTGCCGTCGGACCAGGAAGCCAACACCATCGTCAGCGTGCTGCAGAAGGGCTACACCATCGCCGACCGCCTGCTGCGCCCCGCCCTGGTTACCGTCTCGCAACAAAAATAA